From the genome of Vitis riparia cultivar Riparia Gloire de Montpellier isolate 1030 chromosome 2, EGFV_Vit.rip_1.0, whole genome shotgun sequence:
GTGCTCAAGGGGGAAAACATTATAGTGCTGAGTTGGTGCCTTGCCTACACTATAATGATGGTTGTCTAGTGAGTGACATGACAATCATTGCAGTTTAGGGTGGCTGGTAGCTCAGTCAGACAGCTTGTTGTCGTTTCAACCTGTTGAAGGTATGGGACGGGGTGTGATGGTCCATTGATGTAAACATAAGGATGGGGAAGGTCCCATTAGTCACTCCTGTATTAGATGACTATCGATTTATGTATGAGAGAGGATTTGGGGTTGACAGGAAGATGTTGTCCACTTAGTGAACCCATGTGGTCCGGATAGAACGTTCCTAGTACTTCGGTGGTTGTTCGGACAATAATGGAGGGAGTGACATGCGGACCAGTAAGGGTACTACCACGTGGACAGACGCACGGAGGTACAACATGGATAGACATGTGGGGAAGGTCCCCACAATTCCTCCATAGAACAACTAGATTACTTTGATCCATATCAATCATAAATATAAGAGGAAATTATAAagggaaattaaaatataacaacTAAGAGAATTTCCTTCGTCTCTCCTACCAAGCAATGATGTAAGAAGATCCAATTTTATTACCAAGCAAGCCATGAATATGAACTCAACCATGATCAAAAGAAAGTGATCtgcaaaattttcaatctcaagtACATAGCAGGGGAAAGAAACCAACCCCAAGGCTTTTGCAGATTTTGTCCAACTTCGGTGCATAGTTAATCTTCTGCGAAGTCATTACAAGCTCAAGCACACCCACACAGGACTGCACTGAAGGTTCGAACACCGGCAAAGCCAATGTTCCCCTGACATTGTAATGCAAAGCATGATCAAGACGAGGGTACTCTCTGCTGGAGTAATAATGTACATTTGGAGTCCACTCTGGCAATTTGTGCCTGAAAACACGAGCAGGAAGACCGAGGGCTCCGTCACTCTCCCCATCCACAGAGAACAAATACGTCAGATATATCATCCTGTACTGATGAAGGCTATTACTATTTGAATCAAGAACAAAGGGTTGCCCGGAAGTTGTGAGAAGACACTGGTCCCCATTCTTCACAGGTGCCCAAAACTGAGCTAGAACATGTCGTTCAGTAGATTCTTTGAAGTGCTTAAGGGCCTGTGTTATCCTCTCTTTAATTAAGCAATCCCCTTCTTGATTCTCACTTGGAGTCCATGGCAGCCTTCTTTTCTCTTCATTCTCTGTTAGGCTTTCAGGCATCATATCTGGATTACCTGTACCCGGTGAAATTTTCTAAGTCCATATAAATGGATGAGCCTCTTGCATGTGTGAATAAGCTATACTACTATTTTGCATGTACAGGCAACAAAAGCATATGCTACAAGGACTGGTTGTAGAAAAGATGGAATCAACCTGGATGCTACACTAATCTCTGTTTGGTGGTGGAGAATAtacaggggaaaaaaaaattagcactTCAAGTTTTGAGTAATTTTACTAATTGGAATTGGGCCTCGCTTGACTGAGCTAAATggacttttaattttatttttcttctttttctgctAAAATCAAGACAAGTTCCAGTAGATTCAAGATCCCGCCTCCTTTCtttttccaccattttctcggcaaccatgCAGAGTTTAtgttaaaggaaaaagaaaaaaaagaaggaaaatcagGAGATAAAAAAGTTTCCAACTCTCAAATCACTATCAGGTAGCAACGAGCAACTAACTGAATAACATCGAAATCGCTAGTTTCTAGCAAAAGAAAACCAATGAAATTCTCAACACAGTGAAAAATCCGAaaattttccatgtttttaGCGAGGAATCAATCAGAACTAAAAGAATCACACAGAAGACATACTTATGAAACGTAAGCATGATCAGACAAATCCATGATCTGCTACAAGAAAAGAACCTCCCaaccacaataaaaaaaaaaaaatgaactcaaaatttttcaacATTTCCGATTCAGATAAATTAAATCCAAACAGAGCAGACAAAAGACCGCAATAATTGAATTGACGGAAAACAAAGACCGAAACTAACAAACTGAGAACAGTCGGAGAGATGAAGACGCTCGTCGGCGTAGTCGGAAAAGGCCCAGAGCGAATAGCAGAACTGGTCGTCGGAGAAGAAGATGAACCGGCTTTGCTTCAGGAATATGTTTTTGAAGTGACGTTGTTTTCAAATTCCTCCAAACGTTTGAAGGAAAAGTGCGACACAggtaaaatgataaatatatttaaatttcgcacatatatttttaaataaaaaaattaaaatgtatgaaaatttatgtaattattactatatttatttattttatattgaaaaagaaaaaaaaaagaaaaagaaaaatgattccaAATCGTAACAAGCATGAATTTTGCTTTTTAtgggaataaaattttatttaattttattttatattttcattgagcaatcaaaatataataataaaatatcaccgtgaaaatttattatctatttaacaatattctccaaaatagtttttaaagatcgtaatttaaaagttttctcaattatttacgaaaataaaattatttccattgtctcaattatttcctaaaaaaaaaaaaaatacttaacaactcaaattttcataaaaaaaaaataaattttaaaaaatatattttcaataaaaaatttatcaaaactataatttttaaataatagtgTGTGCTTGAATCCTATTATTTCATATCTTATAAGTGATTTCGAGTGTGTTTGGCAGTGgttttaaaaaacgtttctatcatttctaacacttgaatgataaaaattttgaagtattaaaaatgttagaaacgcttcctaaaatcattaccaattaccaaatagagTCTTGCTTAATGTATTTCTATCATCATTTAATGGTCCAAATTTCATTATATACTTGGAACCGTCCACATTAAAAGTTAGTTATGATACTGAAATGACATAAGATTAAGATATTATTAATAAACCATGCAACCTGTTACAGATGAAGCTTAAGAGGATCATTTTATATCATAGACCAACCAACCAACATCAGCATTTGGATCTAATGGGTTGGGCAATTACAGGTATGAATCAAGAAAATCGGGCTACCAGTATACAACAAAAATCGCCATGTCTTAgaagaaaatgattgaaactcccATCGCAAAGCTTCCCGCAGCCACCCAAGGGCTCAAACGTTCACCTGTTTCAAGTAACAAAAGAAGTCGTTTATCCTACTGTCAATGCAATGGACACCCCCTCACAACAATAGGGGAAGGGGGCTTAGAACCATGACTCCAACTAAGCAAAGCTCTAATATCACGATGAgttatcaattttcttaaaagcttaagactatgtttggttctaagaAATTATCAAGGGAAGGAAAAAATGATGTAGTGTTTATGCTCCCTTAAGAAGCCTACCTACTCTAGCTGCTTTCCAAAAGAAACCGCGAAACCTGCCACatcaaaaaggaattaaaatacATGATGTAGAATTCCATAACTAGAAGAAAATAGTTACTCATCCTATTGTGTCATCATTTTTCAGCAGGTAATAACgggttttttttaatcaacaaaCGCAAATACAAGCAACAGAAAGGACACCATCCCTGTGTATGAACTAATTCCCTTACTACAATGCAAATAACATCAATAATCAAAATCTACactatccattttttttttctttttttgggttttgggagGGGGGAAGCCATTTTGCTTTCAATCATGATCTAAATTCCTACCTGCTATGGTCCTTTATATACAtgtgtgtgtctatatatatatatatgttcctCAATAAGGTATTATATAAACTCAACTTGTCTGCGCAGATAAAGAGAGACACATCTCCACATAAACCTATAGATGAACGCTAAGTTGTCTCGTTCCTTATCTGCAATACCATTctataattttcaagaaaccCCATATCTCATTAGGTCTTTTGCTACTTTAACACTCTCTTTTCAGCCTCCCAAGACATGTTGTACTTATACAAGTTCTATAATTTTGCACAATGTTGTTGATAAAGgctgattgttttaaaaattaggcAAGAACCTAGATAAACCTAGCCATATCAACATATATGCTCTTTTATCTGTCCTTGGTGACACTTCGATggaattatttatatagaaatgTCGACTGTTGTCCTAGTCTAATAGtccatgaaaaatatttaggacAACTAAACCCTAAAAGTATCATTTAAGAAGACTAAACTCTACAGTAGGATGTTTCCAACAAAAAGCAAACATATCATCAACCATCCATTTTTTAAACCCTCATCATGATGGTATGCTTTTGTCATATTTGTCAGTGActatgaaaattacttaagaagaataAACTAGAATTTCGATGCAACATTGATTGCATGATCAAGAAAACCGATGTTCCTAACCAAGAAACGGATGTATCATCGATCCTCCATATATTCAACCCCAATTACAACGGTATGCGTTTGTCAATTTGCAAATGCAACACTAATTATATGTCCAACAAAACCGATGTTTCcaatcaagaaacaaaaatatcatcaaTCATCCATATCTTCAACCCGCATCACAATGGTATGCTTTTGTCATACTTTCCAGTGACAACAAAGTCTTTTTAGGAACATAAACCTAAAAGTTTGATCCAATATGCATTACATGTTCAACAAACCAATGTTTCCAACCAAGAAACAAACATATCATCAATTATCCATATCATCGAACCCCATCACAATGGTGTGCTTTTGTCAAGTTTACAAACaactttgaaaatcatttaagaaGACTAAGCCTAAAACTTTGATGCAACACTAGTTACATGTTTAACCAAGAAACGAACATATCATCAATCATCCATATCTTCAAATCCCATCACAATGGTATGCTTCTGTCACATTTGTTGATGACTATG
Proteins encoded in this window:
- the LOC117907182 gene encoding protein NLP6-like — its product is MMPESLTENEEKRRLPWTPSENQEGDCLIKERITQALKHFKESTERHVLAQFWAPVKNGDQCLLTTSGQPFVLDSNSNSLHQYRMIYLTYLFSVDGESDGALGLPARVFRHKLPEWTPNVHYYSSREYPRLDHALHYNVRGTLALPVFEPSVQSCVGVLELVMTSQKINYAPKLDKICKSLGVGFFPLLCT